The Gammaproteobacteria bacterium genome includes a window with the following:
- a CDS encoding AsmA family protein, with the protein MNRKYAIVALILGPPLILALIVAVLVALTFHFAENLNDYRGSVAAGASEALGRPVEIGAASLQLRPLLDLSLEDVTIGNLPGRPAEPAFLHFQRFRAALDPVSLFEKAPRIEHLELNGLRLNLVRDRGVLEAEPAAPPAPTPSLPTTLPPVVLASANITDARIFLDRGNDRQLLIEELTAQLDGGGKLQGGMRLRATPPGLEGRLKLQGTLAYDEDSAALQPLRLDLELAGDTLPGGRGQLQLDTGLLFSLDDGTLRIEPSQLRGLGLQIQGQGRIAPAAAQAQLEAQGENLPRLLRILGLELDAPGRKEDLSFRLHAPELRLEEDKAIARKLELELLGASLRADLEGSALGGGTRPRWQGQFQGGGPDLPRLLKLYSLLYGDPQSPLARIADAYAAEKNRSFELAGRFALDGADDRFEVPELSARTLGMELAGHLNQEGDKSLQGELRLDADQNISRLLQALGQERWSGRVRSLQLRGDIAGAPSRPRLAPLRLLLQLTGDEQPLELQGQAWWERSGKPPRAGLEELSVSGPGLQLAGSARLQWAPLGVEARLRAPTIEPRRLLPLLLDRMPATADPKALSRAGFDAELRLDSGQWRLDLKEMHVDEAELRGEFLFAPGAPAADARARATLQLEAGRLNLDRYLPPPAAAGKEAQDKTGDKAPAAADSAAWIAPLRNLEIEGKAAIEELILRRLRLQKIVLGLQREGETIRVSPLSASGYGGQLAARGELDLGGERPRYSLGGEGTAIDLGAVLRDLAGRSRLEGTLGLEWQLAGQGFSGDELRRGLGGSASLRLRDGTYRGIDIMKNIEAWRALTGRRPGEHSHRDDAEARTELAMLDATLQIGEGVIRNDDLSASAPRLRITGKGNYQLEQNLLDYRVTAALDNGLTIPIRISGRPPQLSYVPELGALLKQSILGKIEEKLLPGTADTAGEGEAAGEKETREQKERPKDLEDDLKDALRDLLPF; encoded by the coding sequence CAGCGCTTCCGGGCCGCGCTGGACCCGGTCTCCCTGTTCGAGAAGGCGCCGCGGATCGAACACCTGGAGCTGAACGGCCTGCGCCTGAACCTGGTCCGCGACCGGGGGGTTCTGGAGGCAGAACCGGCTGCGCCGCCCGCGCCCACGCCCTCCCTGCCGACGACGCTGCCGCCGGTGGTGCTGGCCAGCGCCAACATCACGGACGCCCGCATCTTCCTCGACCGGGGCAACGACCGGCAGCTGCTGATCGAGGAGCTCACGGCGCAACTGGACGGCGGCGGCAAACTGCAAGGCGGGATGCGCCTGCGGGCCACGCCGCCCGGCCTGGAGGGCAGGCTGAAACTGCAAGGAACGCTGGCCTATGACGAGGACTCCGCCGCCCTGCAACCGTTGCGCCTGGACCTGGAACTCGCGGGCGACACCCTGCCTGGCGGCCGCGGCCAACTGCAACTGGACACCGGACTGCTCTTCTCCCTGGACGACGGGACGCTGCGGATCGAGCCCTCCCAACTGCGGGGTCTGGGACTGCAAATCCAGGGACAGGGGCGCATCGCCCCGGCGGCGGCGCAGGCACAGCTGGAGGCGCAAGGGGAAAACCTGCCCCGCCTGCTGCGGATACTGGGCCTGGAGCTGGACGCGCCAGGACGCAAGGAAGACCTCTCCTTCCGCCTGCACGCGCCCGAATTGCGTCTGGAAGAAGACAAGGCGATCGCCAGGAAACTGGAGTTGGAACTGCTGGGCGCCTCGCTGCGGGCCGATCTCGAGGGCAGCGCCCTCGGCGGCGGCACCCGGCCCCGCTGGCAAGGCCAGTTCCAGGGCGGCGGCCCCGACCTCCCCCGACTGCTGAAACTGTATTCCCTGCTGTACGGCGATCCGCAATCGCCGCTGGCTCGCATCGCGGATGCCTACGCCGCGGAGAAAAACCGCTCCTTCGAGTTGGCCGGGCGCTTCGCCCTGGACGGCGCCGACGACCGATTCGAGGTGCCGGAACTCTCGGCCCGCACCCTGGGCATGGAGTTGGCGGGACACCTGAACCAGGAAGGCGACAAGTCCCTGCAGGGCGAACTGCGCCTTGACGCCGACCAGAATATCTCCCGGCTCCTGCAGGCGCTGGGCCAGGAGCGCTGGAGCGGCCGGGTCCGCTCGCTGCAGCTGCGGGGGGACATCGCCGGCGCGCCGTCCCGGCCGCGGCTGGCGCCCCTGCGGCTGCTGCTGCAATTAACCGGCGACGAACAGCCGTTGGAGTTGCAAGGACAGGCTTGGTGGGAACGCAGCGGCAAGCCGCCCCGCGCCGGGCTGGAAGAACTGAGCGTGAGCGGGCCGGGTCTGCAGCTGGCGGGCAGCGCGCGCCTGCAATGGGCGCCCCTGGGCGTGGAGGCCCGGCTGCGGGCGCCGACAATCGAGCCGCGACGCCTGCTGCCGCTATTGCTGGATCGCATGCCCGCCACCGCCGACCCCAAGGCGCTGAGCCGGGCCGGCTTCGACGCGGAACTGCGCCTGGACTCCGGGCAGTGGCGCCTGGACCTGAAAGAAATGCACGTGGACGAGGCCGAACTGCGCGGCGAGTTCCTCTTCGCGCCGGGCGCCCCGGCGGCTGACGCCCGGGCGCGCGCGACGCTGCAATTGGAGGCAGGGCGACTGAACCTGGACCGCTATCTGCCGCCGCCTGCCGCCGCCGGGAAAGAGGCCCAGGACAAGACCGGGGACAAGGCGCCGGCGGCCGCCGACAGCGCCGCCTGGATCGCGCCGCTGCGGAATCTGGAGATCGAGGGCAAGGCGGCGATAGAGGAGTTGATACTGCGCCGCCTGCGCCTGCAAAAGATCGTGCTGGGCCTGCAACGGGAAGGCGAGACGATCCGCGTCTCTCCCCTGAGCGCCTCCGGCTACGGCGGGCAACTGGCGGCGCGCGGCGAACTGGACCTGGGCGGCGAGCGGCCGCGCTACTCCCTGGGCGGCGAAGGCACGGCGATTGACCTGGGCGCCGTCCTGCGGGACCTTGCCGGCCGCTCGCGTCTGGAGGGCACGCTGGGTTTGGAGTGGCAACTCGCCGGCCAAGGATTCTCGGGCGACGAGTTGCGCCGCGGGCTTGGCGGCAGCGCCAGCCTGCGCCTGCGCGACGGCACCTACCGGGGCATTGATATCATGAAGAATATTGAGGCATGGCGCGCCTTAACCGGCCGGCGCCCCGGCGAACACAGCCACCGAGACGACGCCGAGGCCCGCACCGAACTGGCCATGTTAGATGCCACCTTGCAGATCGGCGAGGGGGTGATACGCAACGACGACCTGAGCGCCAGCGCGCCCCGGCTGCGCATCACGGGCAAAGGCAATTACCAGCTGGAACAGAACCTCCTGGATTACCGGGTCACCGCCGCCCTGGACAACGGCCTGACGATCCCCATCCGCATTAGCGGCCGCCCGCCGCAGTTGTCCTACGTCCCGGAACTCGGCGCCCTGCTCAAGCAATCCATCCTGGGCAAGATCGAGGAAAAACTCCTGCCGGGGACAGCGGACACGGCGGGAGAGGGAGAAGCGGCGGGGGAGAAAGAAACGCGAGAGCAAAAGGAGCGCCCCAAAGACCTGGAAGACGACTTGAAGGACGCGCTCCGGGACCTGCTGCCATTCTAG